One window of Saprospiraceae bacterium genomic DNA carries:
- a CDS encoding T9SS type A sorting domain-containing protein, with amino-acid sequence MNRLSLLLMWHKKVSLLFIAITLSLAVKAGIVFDGSPGTGAPPPTLGGLTMIPVPVDNRPLFANESFISVSNSCPAQINFGASMNHRRIGNGWATWSHGYTGDVYYNNGVTTTVITLPACSRGVYFYVEPDPFGFFDVSASANDGTTSGNISVDGFGGAHYVGFYTTSSSCLLTTITITSTVEFAIGEFATNVNYDVNNGALACNDNVQISLGVDCQATISPEMILEGEKTPICPCDYVVVARDWNTNKVIDVDPNTPGTQIGVDQIGTTLKITVTDPFTGNSCWGKAYIEDKLPPTLTCPDNVTIECFEDISPRSTGEPTVYEGCGIYTLTYKDVVTKGSCNLGYDKVITRTFTAVDETGNKSTCVQFITVSLGNLNNLYYPLNYDGLVLPGHTYALKCDEKIDKNKDITPHLLDAPTCVDGYLLDSAYWLSTSLRVPKKLGWNCLDYGQYIGHPNPHAIYYPAKPGCWGDNEFVMWEGTGEPGNAGCSNIAVTFRDIRIDISKPGCDAGPVGCYKVLRVWTLLNWCTGEVKDTNQIIKVMDNVPPKILYPDSLVVSTDPWRCEGRWDVAPAWLADNCSNEIHYTIRVEDGTVLGNDKSGYVVVNLPLGIQNAYIVAEDCCGNVTERRIVLDVQDNTPPNAVCDQKTVVTISGTQSPGDNTAKVFAETFDDGSFDNCSAHLSFKVIRMDELLGTNNGSTKDNTATCNGVNGDDDLRELGNQVYFDDYVKFCCADVGKSIMVVFRVYDVSTGAGPVHPNAMNQGGYLFGHFSDCMVEVEVQDKSIPTVVAPPDIVISCNFWFDVNTLGNPNDATFGKVVNDLAWRSKVKTSDIVCPYFCQKNLITGYPGGIAGRPASLQTAADKACDAYTTLFNPAHPDNKYDIVWGFDGYVLSSCNVTPLINVRDLRVCGQGRILRDVTAKGPNGVIITATQTIWVVNCDPFYVNRGNNCDPNDDIIWPDCQGLGTTIDGCGADISPDNPKLGRPEIVNGARNHCNLIAIEPFDEIFTIEPDACYKILRKWIVIDWCQYDPNIDPEKGRWEFTQIIKVRDQVKPIVTCNVGNCEPAVYSTSLQSCVGHINLTVTATDSCTPNDWLLVEYKLDAFNNGTFDYNVGKLTLKEYNQGIKPTLHNNQFADNPNNPFDASGVYPIGVHRICWYVEDGCGNIGQCCTLFEVKDCKAPTPYCLTGIITVPMPTTGCIDIWAKDLDFNSSDNCTPRNKLKFYFDGDTAKRSIRVCCDDFVRQQKSDELSISVQVWVEDEEGNKDYCVTTVIVQDNQNICPNPPTANTGNVNGLIRTENGDLTAKAGVELYNKNLLTRETTTNNSGSYLFGDLSLNTEYQLKSKRNDEAANGVSTADIVKIQRHILGIEELASPYKLIAADVNKSNSITASDISEIRKLILGINAEFTKVPSWAIIPSDYVFVTPKQPWDYSSEKTFVTLSQSSKVDFIAVKMGDVNNTANASNANGNASTRSGSSLNLFVDEKQLVAGESYTMDIKAMDFNNVNGFQFTLNFDPAVLSFDGFESNAVAVDASNFGTVKSENGLLTMSWDAKQAMTLDESQILFSLKFNVLANSDNSKLFAITSDITAAEAYNNKLDTKSVKLSVRSGKSIVESSMFELYQNAPNPFDKITEISFRMAEDATANLSIYDVTGKVIYIKQLNAQKGLNTIKVERADLNGAGMYYYQLDSGNHTATKRMVIIE; translated from the coding sequence ATGAATAGACTAAGTTTACTATTAATGTGGCATAAAAAGGTGTCGTTACTTTTTATCGCTATTACACTTTCACTCGCTGTTAAAGCAGGGATCGTGTTTGACGGCAGTCCGGGCACTGGAGCCCCACCACCTACATTAGGTGGATTAACTATGATACCGGTACCTGTTGATAACAGACCGTTATTTGCTAATGAAAGTTTTATTAGCGTATCTAATTCATGTCCAGCTCAAATCAACTTTGGTGCATCTATGAATCACCGCAGGATTGGAAATGGTTGGGCAACATGGAGCCATGGGTATACAGGCGATGTGTATTATAACAATGGTGTGACTACCACAGTTATTACACTCCCTGCTTGTTCACGTGGTGTTTATTTTTATGTGGAACCGGATCCATTTGGATTTTTTGATGTTTCGGCATCAGCAAATGATGGAACAACTTCTGGAAATATATCAGTTGATGGTTTCGGAGGTGCTCATTATGTTGGTTTTTACACAACAAGTTCTTCTTGCTTATTGACCACGATCACAATTACATCTACAGTAGAATTTGCTATTGGCGAATTTGCTACAAATGTAAATTATGATGTAAACAATGGTGCATTGGCATGTAATGACAATGTGCAAATTAGTTTAGGTGTTGATTGTCAAGCGACAATTTCTCCGGAAATGATTTTGGAAGGTGAAAAAACACCAATTTGTCCTTGTGATTATGTTGTTGTTGCAAGAGATTGGAATACAAATAAAGTGATCGATGTTGATCCAAATACTCCTGGAACTCAGATTGGTGTTGATCAGATTGGTACTACGTTAAAAATCACTGTTACCGATCCTTTCACAGGAAATTCTTGTTGGGGAAAAGCATATATTGAAGACAAGTTGCCACCAACACTTACCTGTCCGGACAATGTGACTATTGAGTGTTTTGAGGATATTTCACCTCGTTCAACAGGTGAGCCAACAGTATATGAAGGTTGTGGAATTTACACATTGACATATAAGGATGTAGTGACTAAAGGCTCTTGCAATTTAGGTTATGATAAAGTAATAACAAGAACGTTTACTGCAGTTGATGAAACTGGTAATAAATCTACTTGTGTTCAGTTTATCACGGTTAGCTTAGGAAATCTTAACAATTTATATTATCCATTAAATTACGATGGATTGGTATTGCCAGGACACACCTATGCTTTAAAATGTGACGAGAAAATTGATAAAAACAAGGATATCACACCGCATTTATTAGATGCACCAACCTGTGTTGATGGATATTTGTTGGATTCTGCATATTGGCTTTCAACTAGTTTAAGAGTTCCTAAAAAACTTGGTTGGAACTGTTTGGATTACGGTCAATACATAGGCCATCCAAATCCACATGCGATCTATTATCCTGCTAAACCAGGATGTTGGGGAGACAACGAATTTGTTATGTGGGAAGGTACAGGAGAACCTGGTAATGCAGGTTGCTCAAATATTGCGGTAACTTTCAGAGACATTCGTATTGATATTTCCAAACCTGGTTGCGATGCAGGACCGGTTGGATGTTATAAAGTATTACGTGTATGGACATTGTTGAATTGGTGTACAGGAGAGGTTAAAGACACCAATCAAATTATTAAAGTAATGGACAATGTTCCACCTAAAATATTATACCCGGATAGTCTGGTGGTTAGCACAGATCCATGGAGATGCGAAGGTCGTTGGGACGTCGCACCAGCATGGTTAGCTGACAATTGCTCTAATGAAATTCACTACACAATTCGTGTAGAGGATGGCACAGTATTAGGCAATGACAAATCAGGTTATGTCGTGGTAAATCTTCCTCTTGGTATCCAAAACGCTTATATTGTTGCAGAGGACTGTTGCGGTAATGTTACCGAGAGACGTATAGTCCTTGACGTTCAAGATAATACTCCTCCAAATGCAGTTTGTGATCAAAAAACTGTAGTCACCATTTCTGGTACTCAAAGCCCTGGTGACAACACAGCGAAAGTTTTTGCAGAAACTTTTGATGATGGTTCTTTTGATAACTGTTCTGCTCATTTGTCCTTTAAAGTAATCCGTATGGATGAACTGTTAGGAACGAATAATGGAAGTACTAAAGATAATACTGCAACCTGTAATGGCGTAAACGGAGATGATGATCTACGTGAACTCGGAAATCAGGTTTACTTTGATGATTATGTAAAATTCTGTTGTGCAGATGTTGGTAAATCCATCATGGTTGTATTCAGAGTTTATGATGTAAGCACTGGAGCAGGCCCAGTTCATCCAAATGCAATGAATCAAGGTGGCTATTTATTCGGTCATTTTAGCGATTGTATGGTTGAAGTAGAAGTACAGGATAAAAGTATCCCGACTGTTGTAGCTCCACCTGATATCGTAATCAGTTGTAATTTCTGGTTTGATGTCAATACATTAGGCAATCCAAATGATGCAACTTTTGGTAAAGTTGTTAATGATTTAGCATGGAGATCAAAAGTGAAAACTTCAGATATTGTATGCCCATATTTTTGCCAAAAGAATTTAATCACAGGATATCCTGGTGGTATAGCTGGCAGACCAGCAAGTTTACAAACTGCTGCTGATAAAGCTTGTGATGCATATACAACTTTATTTAATCCTGCTCATCCTGATAACAAGTATGATATTGTTTGGGGATTTGATGGATATGTCTTGTCTTCTTGTAATGTTACCCCTTTAATTAACGTTAGGGATTTAAGGGTTTGTGGACAAGGTAGAATTTTAAGAGATGTAACGGCTAAAGGTCCAAATGGAGTTATAATTACAGCTACTCAAACAATTTGGGTTGTAAACTGTGATCCATTTTATGTAAATAGAGGAAATAACTGTGACCCAAATGACGATATTATCTGGCCTGATTGCCAAGGTTTAGGAACAACCATTGATGGTTGTGGTGCCGATATCAGCCCTGACAATCCAAAATTGGGTAGACCTGAAATTGTAAATGGTGCAAGAAATCATTGCAATTTGATTGCTATTGAACCTTTTGATGAGATCTTTACTATCGAACCAGACGCATGTTATAAAATATTGCGTAAATGGATTGTAATTGACTGGTGTCAGTATGATCCAAATATTGATCCTGAAAAAGGACGTTGGGAGTTTACTCAGATCATTAAAGTTAGAGATCAGGTAAAACCTATAGTTACTTGTAACGTTGGAAATTGTGAACCAGCTGTTTATAGCACTAGCTTGCAATCATGTGTTGGTCATATAAATTTAACAGTTACAGCTACCGATTCATGTACACCAAACGATTGGTTATTGGTTGAGTATAAATTAGATGCTTTCAATAACGGAACATTTGATTACAATGTTGGTAAATTAACTTTGAAAGAGTACAATCAAGGAATTAAACCGACACTGCACAACAATCAGTTTGCTGACAATCCAAATAATCCATTTGATGCAAGCGGTGTATATCCTATTGGTGTTCACAGAATTTGCTGGTACGTTGAAGATGGTTGTGGAAATATTGGTCAGTGCTGTACTTTGTTTGAAGTTAAAGACTGCAAAGCACCAACACCATATTGCTTGACAGGAATTATTACAGTTCCAATGCCAACTACAGGTTGTATTGATATCTGGGCAAAGGATCTTGATTTTAATAGTTCTGATAACTGTACTCCAAGAAATAAATTGAAATTCTATTTTGATGGTGATACAGCTAAAAGAAGTATTCGTGTATGTTGTGATGATTTCGTTAGACAACAAAAATCAGATGAATTGAGTATTTCAGTTCAAGTTTGGGTTGAAGACGAAGAAGGAAATAAAGACTATTGTGTTACAACAGTTATTGTACAGGACAATCAAAATATTTGTCCTAATCCTCCAACTGCAAATACTGGAAATGTGAACGGTTTGATTCGTACTGAAAACGGAGACCTCACTGCAAAGGCAGGAGTAGAATTGTACAATAAAAATTTATTGACAAGAGAAACAACTACCAATAATTCAGGTTCATATTTATTTGGAGATTTATCATTGAATACAGAGTATCAATTGAAATCTAAGAGAAATGATGAAGCTGCAAATGGAGTTTCTACTGCAGACATTGTTAAAATTCAAAGACACATTCTTGGAATTGAAGAATTGGCTTCTCCTTACAAATTGATAGCAGCGGATGTAAACAAATCCAATTCTATTACTGCATCAGATATTTCTGAAATCAGAAAACTGATATTAGGTATTAATGCAGAGTTTACTAAGGTGCCATCTTGGGCAATTATTCCATCTGATTATGTGTTCGTGACACCAAAACAACCATGGGACTATTCATCTGAAAAGACCTTTGTTACTTTGAGTCAATCAAGTAAAGTTGATTTCATAGCAGTTAAAATGGGAGATGTTAACAATACTGCAAATGCAAGCAATGCAAATGGAAATGCAAGTACCAGAAGTGGATCTAGCTTAAATCTGTTTGTTGATGAAAAACAACTTGTTGCTGGTGAAAGCTATACCATGGATATTAAAGCAATGGATTTTAATAACGTAAACGGATTTCAGTTTACCTTGAATTTTGATCCTGCTGTTTTATCATTTGATGGATTTGAGTCAAATGCAGTAGCTGTTGATGCATCTAATTTTGGAACTGTTAAATCTGAAAATGGTTTGTTGACCATGAGTTGGGATGCAAAACAAGCAATGACTTTAGATGAAAGTCAAATTTTATTCAGCTTGAAATTTAATGTGCTTGCCAATTCAGATAACAGTAAGTTGTTTGCAATTACAAGTGATATTACAGCTGCAGAAGCTTACAATAACAAACTTGACACGAAGTCTGTTAAATTAAGTGTGCGTTCTGGCAAATCTATTGTTGAGTCAAGTATGTTTGAGTTATATCAAAATGCTCCAAACCCATTTGACAAAATAACAGAAATAAGTTTCAGAATGGCTGAAGATGCAACTGCAAATTTGAGCATTTATGATGTTACTGGTAAAGTTATTTACATCAAACAATTAAATGCTCAGAAAGGCTTGAATACAATAAAAGTTGAACGTGCTGACTTAAATGGAGCCGGTATGTACTACTACCAATTGGATTCAGGAAATCATACTGCAACGAAGCGTATGGTGATTATCGAGTAA